A window from Primulina huaijiensis isolate GDHJ02 chromosome 11, ASM1229523v2, whole genome shotgun sequence encodes these proteins:
- the LOC140988674 gene encoding syntaxin-22-like, with product MSFQDLESGRGSGPTRRGFLNGRQDPTQAVASGIFQINTAVATFQRLVNTLGTAKDTPELREKLHKTRLHVGQLVKDTSEKLKQVSEADHQFEVSANKKLTDAKLAKDFQAVLREFQKAQRLSAERETTFTPLQSVLPSSYTASEIDGSSDRSSEQRATLESRRQEVLFLDNEIAFNEAIIDERDQGIQEIQQQIGEVNDIFKDLAVLVNEQGVMIDDIGSNVEGSHAATAQGKTQLVKAAKTQRSSSSLACLLVVIFGIILLIVIIVLIT from the exons ATGAGTTTTCAGGATCTAGAATCGGGTCGGGGATCCGGGCCGACGCGGAGGGGTTTTTTGAACGGGAGGCAGGATCCCACTCAGGCCGTTGCTTCGGGAATATTTCAGATTAACACCGCCGTCGCAACCTTCCAGCGCCTCGTGAACACCCTCGGTACTGCCAAGGACACGCCGGAGCTCCGTGAAAAGTT GCATAAAACGCGTCTACATGTTGGACAGTTGGTGAAGGATACTTCAGAAAAACTTAAGCAAGTTAGTGAAGCAGACCATCAGTTTGAAGTCAGT GCAAACAAGAAGCTTACTGATGCAAAGCTCGCGAAAGATTTTCAAGCGGTACTAAGAGAATTTCAGAAGGCTCAACGGCTTTCAGCTGAAAGGGAGACAACATTTACTCCATTACAGTCAGTTCTCCCTTCGAG CTACACAGCTAGTGAGATAGATGGAAGTTCAGATCGGAGTTCAGAACAACGAGCTACTCTAGAATCAAGAAG GCAGGAGGTTTTATTTTTGGACAATGAGATTGCTTTCAATGAAGCCATTATAGATGAAAGAGACCAGGGAATTCAAGAAATACAGCAACAAATTGGTGAAGTGAATGATATTTTCAAAGACCTCGCGGTATTGGTTAATGAGCAAGGAGTCATGATCG ATGATATTGGTTCCAACGTCGAGGGTTCTCATGCTGCAACTGCTCAGGGAAAAACCCAGCTTGTCAAAGCGGCTAAGACCCAGAGGTCTAGTTCATCTTTG GCTTGCTTGTTGGTTGTGATTTTTGGAATCATTCTTCTCATAGTGATTATAGTTCTCATCACCTGA
- the LOC140987200 gene encoding uncharacterized protein isoform X2, with amino-acid sequence MGSVMRFGLIFLIIIESARHFSSSEQIYNLEKFISEKYFEKYDNLIDSKFNSFIKNEIPHDLSKALQENNYATPASSVLRQNVVGEGSHRRLNSYLRFRVRPEFESNLTRQSCVVVLIERLPSGVFADPFELQHLVQRGAVFGDTNLELPSFQSNRSVVEIHIDVASKVFSRNKNELEVDLEVPLHARYQPLGPGFSRVEFGQPHVFMCCSTERNAQSRSCSIIPTDCSFDCNSTPLVWDIPCGIREHARFVSIVTFVSAVVAVLFIVLASVRYSDNSVSGKLKYS; translated from the exons ATGGGTTCGGTGATGAGATTCGGATTGATTTTTCTTATCATCATCGAGTCTGCTCGGCATTTTTCAAGTTCT GAGCAGATATACAATCTGGAGAAATTTATCTCAGAGAAGTATTTTGAGAAATATGATAATTTGATAGATTCCAAGTTCAATAGCtttattaaaaatgaaattccacATGACTTGAGCAAAGCTCTTCAAGAGAATAACTATGCCACACCTGCATCATCAGTTCTACGCCAAAATGTTGTTGGTGAAGGTTCTCACCGTCGTCTGAACTCATATTTAAGATTCAGAGTGCGGCCTGAATTCGAATCCAACCTGACCCGGCAGTCTTGTGTAGTAGTACTTATTGAAAGACTGCCATCTGGTGTCTTTGCTGATCCTTTTGAGCTGCAGCATCTTGTCCAGCGTGGTG CCGTCTTTGGTGATACAAATTTGGAACTGCCATCTTTTCAGTCAAACAGATCAGTAGTTGAAATCCATATCGATGTTGCTTCCAAAGTGTTTTCCAGGAACAAGAATGAATTGGAAGTCGACCTTGAGGTTCCATTGCATGCACGGTATCAA CCTCTAGGACCTGGTTTTTCGAGGGTTGAATTTGGACAGCCTCATGTATTCATGTGCTGCAGCACGGAAAGAAATGCACAAAGTAGGAGCTGCTCAATCATACCAACAGACTGTAGTTTCGATTGCAATAGTACTCCTCTTGTGTGGGATATACCCTGTGGAATCAGGGAGCACGCCAGGTTTGTATCAATAGTTACATTTGTCTCTGCTGTTGTGGCCGTTCTATTTATAGTATTGGCATCCGTACGTTACTCTGATAACTCGGTCTCTGGTAAATTGAAATATTCGTAA
- the LOC140987200 gene encoding uncharacterized protein isoform X1 — translation MGSVMRFGLIFLIIIESARHFSSSEQIYNLEKFISEKYFEKYDNLIDSKFNSFIKNEIPHDLSKALQENNYATPASSVLRQNVVGEGSHRRLNSYLRFRVRPEFESNLTRQSCVVVLIERLPSGVFADPFELQHLVQRGVFTGAAVFGDTNLELPSFQSNRSVVEIHIDVASKVFSRNKNELEVDLEVPLHARYQPLGPGFSRVEFGQPHVFMCCSTERNAQSRSCSIIPTDCSFDCNSTPLVWDIPCGIREHARFVSIVTFVSAVVAVLFIVLASVRYSDNSVSGKLKYS, via the exons ATGGGTTCGGTGATGAGATTCGGATTGATTTTTCTTATCATCATCGAGTCTGCTCGGCATTTTTCAAGTTCT GAGCAGATATACAATCTGGAGAAATTTATCTCAGAGAAGTATTTTGAGAAATATGATAATTTGATAGATTCCAAGTTCAATAGCtttattaaaaatgaaattccacATGACTTGAGCAAAGCTCTTCAAGAGAATAACTATGCCACACCTGCATCATCAGTTCTACGCCAAAATGTTGTTGGTGAAGGTTCTCACCGTCGTCTGAACTCATATTTAAGATTCAGAGTGCGGCCTGAATTCGAATCCAACCTGACCCGGCAGTCTTGTGTAGTAGTACTTATTGAAAGACTGCCATCTGGTGTCTTTGCTGATCCTTTTGAGCTGCAGCATCTTGTCCAGCGTGGTG TATTCACTGGTGCAGCCGTCTTTGGTGATACAAATTTGGAACTGCCATCTTTTCAGTCAAACAGATCAGTAGTTGAAATCCATATCGATGTTGCTTCCAAAGTGTTTTCCAGGAACAAGAATGAATTGGAAGTCGACCTTGAGGTTCCATTGCATGCACGGTATCAA CCTCTAGGACCTGGTTTTTCGAGGGTTGAATTTGGACAGCCTCATGTATTCATGTGCTGCAGCACGGAAAGAAATGCACAAAGTAGGAGCTGCTCAATCATACCAACAGACTGTAGTTTCGATTGCAATAGTACTCCTCTTGTGTGGGATATACCCTGTGGAATCAGGGAGCACGCCAGGTTTGTATCAATAGTTACATTTGTCTCTGCTGTTGTGGCCGTTCTATTTATAGTATTGGCATCCGTACGTTACTCTGATAACTCGGTCTCTGGTAAATTGAAATATTCGTAA